In Parasedimentitalea marina, the sequence TGCTTTAAGGCAATCGAGCGAGTAAGTTCAAACTCGCAGATATATGGGTGTTTCTGACCATCCTTCGATTTGTTACGTCGGATCAATGGCAGTTTTCTGCGTTTTCATGCCGAGTTGTGTGCAGTACAGAATCCGGGGATATGGGCTCAGAGCCGATTTGCAGCGTCGCTGAAAGAAACCCAGCTTCACGAATGTCTGAATGTCGGCTTCCTACGTTTATTCATTCTTGGATCGCGCAGGTGGAGAAATCACTCTTTCCACCCATCAGGTTGAAATGTACCTGGTGCGGAAATTGGGCCATTTCGCTCTACCATCACTGTCAAGAAAGGCCATTTGCGGCCTTTCACGTCATTGGCCAGCTCCACAGTGCAGCTTCCGCAATGCTGACGTTCAGCAATCTATCGATATTTTGGAGCGAAAGACGTCTGAGGGCGGCATTTGCTGCCCAAATCGGCGACTGAGAATCTAAGAAGGGTTTTCTGCACACAACCCAATTCGACCCCAGCCTGTGAAAGCATGCTAACCGAATTCCCCAACATCCATAGCATAATGGATCGGGGTTATTACAAATCCCTGTGGCACCCACACAAGCCCCTATCTTGCAATCAATTCGATCCGATAGTCTTCGAGCCTGTCCTCCAGAAATGTATAGTCACGCCGGGCTTTGCGTTGGACTTCGCGATCTAGTGTAATTATTTTGAACTCTTCGGATGTCTGGGCAAATTCCAATGGGGGGGTGCTTTCATCTTGCCATGGCAAACAAAACAGAGAGTTGCCGTAAGTCGCGCCCGCGCGGTTCAGCGACAGAAAGAAAACTTGGTTTTCCAATGCGCGTGCAATTGCAAATGGGTGCCATGTGTGGAAGCTCGTGTCCCGATAATAGGCCCCACAATGCAAGATTGCGTCCACGTTCTGATCGACCACCAAGGTGCGTGAAAGTTCAGGAATGCGGATGTCATAACAGATAATGGGCGCAAGTCGGAAACCCTTTATCTCAAACAAAAACAAGTGATTTCCACGGTTGAAGTATTCTTTCTCCATTGACGCGCCATACTGTGCCAGATGGATTTTATCGTAGTGCCCAACCAGTTGCCCGTCTGGGCCGACAACCGCCGCGCAAATAAATGGCCCCCCCTCGCCAGCACGGGCGAACCCATAGGATATGTAAACACCGCATTCGATCGCGACTTTGCGCCAAGCCTGAAATGAGGCACCGTCCAGTGGTTCCGCAATTTCATCCAGTTTTGAGAACGTGTCCCGCGAGTAGTCGATGCTAGAAAGTTCTGGAAGTACCACAAGATCCACGGTTTTGGCTGATGCGTCCAGATTAGCCAAAACCTTCGTAACCGATGTCAACAGATGTGCGTCGCGCTCGGCCACAGTTGTCATTGCTGGAATGTCGATCTGGCAAGCCAACAGTGTAAGCGTTTCAGATTTGGGCATGACTTAAACTTTCTTATTGTTCCAGTATTCGTTCATTCTCAAGCGATCGGCCTCAATCCTTTCGATCCGTGTAATCGTATCCTTTGGCTGATTGATAGTGAAAAAACCAAGCAACGCTTCGCTGAGAACAGTGGTGCCCACATAGCTCTCAATAAAGAGCGGACTGCGGTTGGTGGCTAGCAGCACCCGGTCAGTTTCCAACGCAATGGGTGATGCCGGACTGTCGGTGAGCGCAATAACCGTTGCGCCGCAGTGTCAGCTCTTTTAGTCGTTCATTTCGTGCGGTGTTTCCTATGGCAATTCTGTCTCCCTGCGTGAGGCGGAAGCCTGCGATAACATGTGTATGTTACACTTGTGGCGTAAATTTTCACATGTGAGAACTCTTTGATAGCTAATTCGAGACTTCGTGGGGCCGGGAGAGTAGCCGCAGTCTGGATCTCCCCCCCTTTGATATTTATCGGCTTAGCAAAAAAGGTTGGCGCAATCATTTTGCTTACGGGTACCTCAGTTACCTGCGTACCAAATTACAGCAACGGTGCCGGCGGCAGCGTAATGATGGCCATGCCAAGGTTAACACCCAGAATAATGAGCGGCCTAAAGAGCGCCGGCGTGGCCTGACGAAACTGCAATTTGAACTGTAGCATGAATTTCTCATTCGCTCTGACCGTTCGCCAAACACCAAACGGCACTGACGCAGAGCCTCCCTGCCGGCATCACATTCTTGGGAACCGCATTGCTGGCGGCCCCATACCCACCTAACAAGATGTTTACATTTATTATATTGGTTAGAAATTTAACAAATGGTATAGATCACAACGTACTTGCATACCGAAGGCACGCGTTCAAAATACGACCCCCTTACCCAAGAAGAAACTTTCCTCGGCAGTATATTCTCGTATTAATGTTTTAATACAGAAATTTAAGTGAAGTTCACGGGGTGCATGTTCTGTAGTGTTCGGCTGCTCGAAGGATTTTATTGTATGGATCTGAGAGCTATTTTCGGTGGATCTTAGGAACCCTGGCTTTCCAGTAAGCCCCCGAATCTTCGCGCAGGGATTCATAGCTAGAAATCCGGTTCTGTGCCTCTTTTCCACCCTGACTGACCAAATGAAAGAGCAAACTATCCAGAACCACCATCGCCCCGGCGAAACAGCTAAAGTGATGCAGGGACTGCAAAGAAACCTTCAAAAACAGGTCCACCTTGATATTAGGGGCGATCAGTTCAGAATCCGAAATTAGTATCACCCTTGTTCCATTGCGCTTGGCCAGCCGAAGGGCCGCTATTGTCTCGGCGCTATAAGGTGGAAAGGTAATCGCCAAAAGCACATCTTCTTTTCCAACTGTAATCATCTCATCAACCGGACTGCCCATATGGCGAGGGATCAGATGCAAGTTCGGAAGTGCCATACGGCCGACATAGTGAAAATAATAAGCCAAGGAGTAAGTGGCGCGCGTTGCGGTGACATAAGCATTCCTCGCTTCGATCAACATGGCCACTGCGGCGTCAGCCTTTTCCGCGGACAGAAAGCGAAGTGATTGCATTACGACGTCGACTTCATTTCGTACCGTCCGGGCATGGGCATGCCCAAAGGTACCTTTTTCAGACAGCCGGTCGATCCATCCCTCTCCACTGGACGCGTCATACCGTGCCACAAGCGACGCACGGAATGGTTCACGCAATTCGTCAAAGCTGGTGAAGCCCAGATGAATTGCAAGTCTTACCAATGAGTTCGAACTGACACCCATTTTCTCCGCACTGTCCCGGATGGTATCCATGCCAAACTCATTGCCATTGTCGACTATGTATTTGGCGGCTTGCTGTAAACGGGGTGGAAGGCTGTCGACCTCTGCTACCAGACGTCGTGAAATGTCGGATTTCAGGTTCGGGTTCATGTGTCACCCCATAAAGAACATATGTTTTTGAAAACTAAATCGAAGGGTATGTGTTTTTTCTCTACTTGTCCAATTGTCCAGAGACGAGAGGGAACTCCATGACCTATGAAACCATTATCTATAGTAAATCGGGCCCAACGGCCGAAATCCGATTCAACCGTCCACACAGGCTGAATGCAGTGGTGTCCAAATTTTACTCAGACATTTTGTCTGCGCTGACTGAAGCGGAACAAGATAGAGATGTGCGCACGGTTGTGCTGACCGGTGAAGGAAGGGCCTTCTGTGTCGGGGCGGACATGAAAGAACACGGTTCTGGAACCCGCACTGAGCTGGAAAAGCGGGAGTACTTACAGCGGAGTAATGACGTTTGCGAACGGATCTACAAATTTCCTAAACCTATCATTGCTGCAGTGAATGGCTTTGCATTGGGAGCAGGCGCCGAGATGTCCTGTTCGGCAGATTTCATTGTAATGAAGCAAAGCGCCCAGATTGGTTTCCCGGAGATCTCAATTGGAACCCACGTTGGCGGCGGCATCACGGAAATTCTACCTCGTTTAGTTGGCTTGGCCAAAGCGAAAGAGTTGATCATGACGGGATGTCGCATAGACGGGACCGAAGCTGTCAGGATTGGTCTCGCCACACGTGCTTTCAGCGATAATACCTTTGAGACAGAAGTCGCTGAATTTGCCCGTGAGATAGGCAGCAAGGCCCCGTATTCCTTACGCTTTGCCAAAGAGAATCTGAATGATGCACACCGAAATTACGATGCACGTTTGATCACCGAGCTCGATGCCTTGCGCACCTGCATGCTGACCGAAGATTGGCAAGAAGGCGTCAATGCCTTCGCAGAAAAACGCTCCCCAGTTTTTACGGGCAAGTAATCAAGAGGATCACCTGATGACCACTGCATTGAACACTATTTTGAAAGCACGCTCTGTTGCGATTATTGGCGCGTCCAACGATCCGTCAAAACGCGGCAATCAGGCGATCCGCAAGCTGCACGCGGACGGATATGAAGGGGCGATATATCCCATCAATCCGAAAGCGTCCGAAATCTTAGGCTTCAAAACATACACCTCCGTGCTTCATGTGGACGCGGATATTGATCTGGCTTTGATCTGCACACCCGCCAAAAGCCTGCCTGACATTCTTGATCAATGTGGCACCAAAAATATTCCCGGCGCAGTGGTTCTGGCAGCGGGCTTCACCGAAGCGGAGCCTGATGGCCAGGCCATCGCAGAAGCAACACTGCAGGCCGCGCAAAAGAATAATGTTCGAGTTATTGGTCCAAATACCAATGGCTTGTTCAACCTGCACAATAAGATGAACTTGGTAGGTGTCCAAGACGTAGAACCCGGCAATATCGGCATCTGTTCACAGTCGGGAAACATGATGCTGGCCTTAGCCACCGAAGCAAAACGGCGGGGAGGGCTTGGGTTTTCGTCCTATGTTGGGGTTGGCAATCAACTGGACCTTAACCTGGCCGATTACTTGCAATATTTCGGTGATGATGACGACACAAAGGCACCAGTTTTTTACGTCGAAGGTTTTCAGGAAGGGCGTGCGTTTCTCGACACCTGCCGCAAGGTTACGCAGAAAAAACCGGTTATCATCTACAAATCTGGACGTACCGAAGCGGGTCAAGTTGCCGCAAGCTCGCATACAGGGTCACTCGCGTCGAGTTTTGCCCTAACCCGGGGATTGCTGAGACAAGCTGGAGCCACAGTTGTTGAACAGTCCGACAAAATTCTGTCAATCGCCGAAGGTTTGTCCAAATTGCCAGTCCCCAAAGGCGGCCGCGTCGCCATTCTGGCGGACGGCGGCGGCCATGCCACTGTGACGGTGGATGCTTTAGTTGATGCAGGCGTAGAGTTGGCTGAATTATCATCTGAGACCATTGCAAAACTGAGACAGTTATTGCCTGTCGCAGCCTCTTTGACCAATCCGGTCGACGTGGCGGGTGGCACAGATGAGGACCCCTCTGTTTGTGCTGACTGCGCCGACGTGATCCTAGCTGACAATAACGTCGATATTCTGATGATCATTGGCATGTATGGCGGGTTTGCTGCCCGCTTTAACCCTGCCCTTCTGGGTAACGAGCTGGACACTTCGCAACGCATTTCTGAATTGTCGTCAAAATACGGCAAACCTCTTTTGGTTCAAAGCGTCTATGCGGCGTTGCGCACCAAGCCGATCGAGCTCCTGAAAGATGCCGGTGTTCCGGTATTTATCTGGCCTGAGCCCGCTGTGCGCTGTACATCCGAGCTCATCGCCTATGCAAACGCCCGTAGTCGCAATGCAGCGTCGCCACTTGTAATGCCTGATGGCCCAGTAGCCGAAGGCAAGTATATTCTGGCGAAGATCACACAAGAAAGTCGCGCGGCCTTTTACGAACATGAAGCCAAGGATTTGCTGGCAGCTTATGGCGTAAACGTACCCGGACAGTTCTTGGCGCGCACCGAAGATGACTTGGCCAAAGTGGTCGAGGTTTTGGGCAATGGGCCGATGGCGATGAAGATTGTCAGCCATGATATTTTGCACAAATCCGATGCTGGTGGCGTCATGCTGAAGATCTCGGGTGAAGGCGCCATGCGATCCGCCTACAGAGAGATACTTGCCAATGCCCGCGCCTATAATCCCGACGCCCATGTGCATGGGGTTCTGGTGGCGCCCATGGCCCAATCCGGTGTCGAGATCATCATTGGTGTGGTTCATGATCCAATGTTTGGCCCGGTGATGATGTTTGGACTTGGTGGCATTTTTGTTGAGGTGTTGAAAGACGTGGCCTTTCGAGCCTTGCCAATGAGCCAAGCTGACGCACGTGAAATGATTGAAGAAATTCAATCCAGCAACATTCTAGACGGTGTTCGCGGTGGCGTGCC encodes:
- a CDS encoding carbon-nitrogen hydrolase family protein produces the protein MPKSETLTLLACQIDIPAMTTVAERDAHLLTSVTKVLANLDASAKTVDLVVLPELSSIDYSRDTFSKLDEIAEPLDGASFQAWRKVAIECGVYISYGFARAGEGGPFICAAVVGPDGQLVGHYDKIHLAQYGASMEKEYFNRGNHLFLFEIKGFRLAPIICYDIRIPELSRTLVVDQNVDAILHCGAYYRDTSFHTWHPFAIARALENQVFFLSLNRAGATYGNSLFCLPWQDESTPPLEFAQTSEEFKIITLDREVQRKARRDYTFLEDRLEDYRIELIAR
- a CDS encoding MurR/RpiR family transcriptional regulator, yielding MNPNLKSDISRRLVAEVDSLPPRLQQAAKYIVDNGNEFGMDTIRDSAEKMGVSSNSLVRLAIHLGFTSFDELREPFRASLVARYDASSGEGWIDRLSEKGTFGHAHARTVRNEVDVVMQSLRFLSAEKADAAVAMLIEARNAYVTATRATYSLAYYFHYVGRMALPNLHLIPRHMGSPVDEMITVGKEDVLLAITFPPYSAETIAALRLAKRNGTRVILISDSELIAPNIKVDLFLKVSLQSLHHFSCFAGAMVVLDSLLFHLVSQGGKEAQNRISSYESLREDSGAYWKARVPKIHRK
- a CDS encoding enoyl-CoA hydratase/isomerase family protein, whose product is MTYETIIYSKSGPTAEIRFNRPHRLNAVVSKFYSDILSALTEAEQDRDVRTVVLTGEGRAFCVGADMKEHGSGTRTELEKREYLQRSNDVCERIYKFPKPIIAAVNGFALGAGAEMSCSADFIVMKQSAQIGFPEISIGTHVGGGITEILPRLVGLAKAKELIMTGCRIDGTEAVRIGLATRAFSDNTFETEVAEFAREIGSKAPYSLRFAKENLNDAHRNYDARLITELDALRTCMLTEDWQEGVNAFAEKRSPVFTGK
- a CDS encoding acetate--CoA ligase family protein — translated: MTTALNTILKARSVAIIGASNDPSKRGNQAIRKLHADGYEGAIYPINPKASEILGFKTYTSVLHVDADIDLALICTPAKSLPDILDQCGTKNIPGAVVLAAGFTEAEPDGQAIAEATLQAAQKNNVRVIGPNTNGLFNLHNKMNLVGVQDVEPGNIGICSQSGNMMLALATEAKRRGGLGFSSYVGVGNQLDLNLADYLQYFGDDDDTKAPVFYVEGFQEGRAFLDTCRKVTQKKPVIIYKSGRTEAGQVAASSHTGSLASSFALTRGLLRQAGATVVEQSDKILSIAEGLSKLPVPKGGRVAILADGGGHATVTVDALVDAGVELAELSSETIAKLRQLLPVAASLTNPVDVAGGTDEDPSVCADCADVILADNNVDILMIIGMYGGFAARFNPALLGNELDTSQRISELSSKYGKPLLVQSVYAALRTKPIELLKDAGVPVFIWPEPAVRCTSELIAYANARSRNAASPLVMPDGPVAEGKYILAKITQESRAAFYEHEAKDLLAAYGVNVPGQFLARTEDDLAKVVEVLGNGPMAMKIVSHDILHKSDAGGVMLKISGEGAMRSAYREILANARAYNPDAHVHGVLVAPMAQSGVEIIIGVVHDPMFGPVMMFGLGGIFVEVLKDVAFRALPMSQADAREMIEEIQSSNILDGVRGGVPVDKTSLEDLMMKVSQLALAHPEIKEIDLNPVIVRNDGYDVVDARMILNSKGD